Proteins encoded within one genomic window of Candidatus Schekmanbacteria bacterium:
- a CDS encoding alcohol dehydrogenase gives MKAVFIKKHGGPEVIHYGDLPKPEIEENDVLINIKYAALNHLDIWVRMGIPGIKVKFPHILGSDGAGIVEECGNKTTSFKKGDKVLIDPGISCGICTMCRKGEHSQCKTFHLVGEHIDGTYAEFVKVPEENVHPIPDGLTMIEAAAFPLTFLTAWRMLISKAKIKAGETFLIIGIGGGVATACLQLAASMKLKTIVTSSDDNKIKKAREIGAFEGINYKKEDVYKKVKAITGGEGVDIVFDSVGAETWETSLKCLKRGGRLITCGATSGGIAQTDIQRVFWNQISIFGSTMGSRGEMNELLNFMKVAGTRPVIDECFPLKDYKKAQKYMESKKQFGKILIEI, from the coding sequence ATGAAAGCTGTATTCATAAAAAAACATGGTGGTCCTGAAGTAATTCATTATGGAGATCTTCCAAAACCTGAAATTGAAGAAAATGATGTTCTTATCAATATAAAATACGCAGCACTCAATCATCTCGATATATGGGTAAGAATGGGCATACCGGGAATAAAGGTAAAATTTCCTCATATTTTAGGATCTGATGGTGCGGGAATTGTTGAAGAATGCGGAAACAAAACGACATCTTTCAAAAAAGGCGATAAAGTTTTAATAGATCCGGGTATTTCCTGCGGAATCTGCACGATGTGCCGAAAAGGAGAACACAGCCAATGTAAAACCTTTCATCTTGTTGGGGAACACATCGATGGCACTTACGCTGAATTTGTCAAAGTCCCTGAAGAAAATGTTCATCCAATTCCTGATGGACTCACAATGATAGAAGCAGCAGCTTTCCCATTGACATTTCTTACGGCATGGAGGATGCTCATATCAAAAGCAAAAATAAAGGCAGGAGAAACATTTCTCATAATCGGTATTGGAGGAGGCGTTGCTACAGCTTGTCTGCAACTTGCGGCCTCAATGAAATTGAAAACGATTGTTACATCTTCAGATGACAACAAAATCAAGAAAGCGCGAGAAATTGGAGCTTTCGAAGGGATTAACTACAAAAAAGAAGATGTTTATAAAAAGGTCAAAGCGATAACAGGAGGCGAAGGTGTTGATATCGTTTTTGACAGCGTAGGTGCAGAAACTTGGGAAACATCCCTAAAATGTCTCAAACGAGGCGGACGCCTCATCACTTGCGGCGCCACATCAGGTGGAATTGCCCAAACAGATATTCAAAGGGTCTTCTGGAATCAAATTTCAATATTCGGTTCAACAATGGGAAGCAGAGGAGAGATGAATGAACTATTAAACTTTATGAAAGTCGCGGGCACAAGGCCTGTCATCGATGAGTGTTTCCCTCTCAAAGATTACAAGAAAGCTCAAAAATATATGGAAAGCAAAAAGCAATTTGGCAAAATTCTTATTGAAATCTAA
- a CDS encoding ATP-dependent 6-phosphofructokinase gives MAKKKKIKIGVLTGGGDCPGLNAVIRAVAKKSIIELDAEVIGFIDGYQGLMDLNYIKLNSKAVSGILTQGGTILGTSNKANPFRVPIRRRGKLEFLDKSDETVKNYKKLGLDALVCIGGDGTLQIALKLLKKGLKIVGVPKTIDNDLDGTDYTFGFNTALETATEAVDKIHSTAESHHRVMIIEVMGRYAGWIALYSGLAGGGDVILIPEIPYDIKKVCEKIKERTKKGKKFSIIVVAEGAKPKGGEMVVRKVIKDSPDPLRLGGIGNKIGDDIEEMTGIETRVTVLGHLQRGGTPSAYDRILATEFGAAAVELIKKKDFGKMVAIRGNKITAIPILRAVNRLKHVRKNSQPVLTARSLGIGFGD, from the coding sequence ATGGCTAAAAAGAAAAAAATCAAAATCGGGGTGTTGACAGGTGGAGGAGACTGTCCGGGGCTAAATGCCGTTATAAGAGCAGTTGCAAAGAAATCTATCATAGAACTCGATGCAGAGGTTATAGGATTTATAGATGGTTATCAGGGATTGATGGATTTGAATTATATAAAATTGAACTCAAAGGCAGTTTCTGGAATTTTAACACAGGGCGGAACTATTCTGGGGACTTCGAATAAAGCCAATCCTTTTAGAGTGCCTATTAGAAGAAGGGGAAAACTTGAATTTTTGGATAAATCTGATGAGACTGTAAAAAATTATAAAAAGCTTGGATTGGATGCTTTGGTCTGTATTGGCGGTGACGGGACACTGCAGATAGCATTAAAGCTGTTAAAAAAAGGGTTGAAGATTGTTGGAGTGCCGAAGACAATCGATAACGACCTCGATGGCACCGATTATACATTTGGTTTCAATACAGCTCTTGAAACTGCCACTGAAGCAGTTGATAAAATACATTCCACTGCAGAGTCCCATCATCGTGTAATGATTATCGAGGTGATGGGACGGTATGCAGGATGGATTGCCCTTTATTCGGGGTTGGCAGGCGGCGGCGATGTAATCCTAATTCCTGAAATACCCTATGACATTAAAAAGGTGTGTGAAAAGATCAAAGAACGCACTAAGAAGGGGAAAAAATTCAGTATTATCGTAGTTGCCGAAGGAGCAAAACCTAAGGGTGGTGAGATGGTTGTAAGAAAGGTTATAAAGGATAGCCCTGACCCTCTGAGATTGGGAGGAATTGGAAATAAGATAGGAGATGATATCGAGGAGATGACAGGCATCGAGACAAGGGTAACTGTCCTTGGTCATCTTCAAAGAGGCGGAACTCCATCGGCATATGATAGAATTTTGGCTACTGAATTTGGCGCTGCTGCTGTGGAGCTTATCAAGAAAAAGGATTTTGGCAAAATGGTTGCAATTCGCGGGAACAAAATCACTGCAATACCGATTTTGCGAGCTGTCAATAGATTGAAACATGTAAGAAAAAATTCTCAACCGGTTTTGACTGCGCGCTCTCTTGGTATTGGATTTGGCGACTGA
- a CDS encoding 2-enoate reductase has product MKLLEPGYIGKAEIKNRVIMAAMGAHGLHEADGDWGERYRAYYEARAKGGVGLITTEATFVTQALEPFTKDLFNISNDKHFSSMKKLADTLHSYGCKLSVQLTAGFGRVIAPPVIPEGVRPVSASENPHYFLPDFPEYVSRAITTEEAEALAQSFGYAAMRCRDAGVDCIEIHGHEGYLMDQFMTALWNRREDRYGGSREKRLQLAREAIAAIKRDAGEDFPIIYRFGITHYLEGGREEEEGLWIAQELEKMGVSALHVDAGCYETPWWPHPPQYQPPGCMLHIAEKVKKVVKIPVIAVGRLQYPSVAEKALIEGKADFIAVGRGLLADPQLVNKIKEGRQKEIRPCLGCHEGCLWQMIAQQPTSCSLNPTTGHELEWPLIPLKEKRTLLVVGGGPAGVEAARVGAERGFDVTLWEASDKLGGNLNLAAKHDFKHDILDYINYLNYLVEKLPVKVVYNKKATAEDVKRFGADYVIIATGAEMEEPPIEGENVISVIDVLKGEEVKGEKILIMGGGVIGCETAVALARKGKNVTICARMDSDDLDMDMVDHNNRYFLLRMLEDAKINVMRAAIPVRIENGEVVVEQKGEEKRVPADCLIFAGRLFPKDQLSKELANEKNVFSIGDCVKPQTVMDAVWGAFKRVREIEL; this is encoded by the coding sequence ATGAAACTTTTGGAGCCCGGATATATAGGTAAAGCGGAAATAAAAAACCGCGTTATTATGGCGGCAATGGGCGCTCATGGACTTCATGAAGCTGATGGCGATTGGGGCGAGCGATACCGTGCTTATTATGAAGCAAGAGCAAAAGGCGGCGTAGGCCTTATAACGACAGAAGCAACATTTGTAACTCAGGCACTCGAGCCATTTACAAAAGATTTATTCAATATTTCAAATGATAAACATTTTTCTTCGATGAAAAAACTTGCAGATACTCTTCATTCTTATGGCTGTAAATTGAGCGTCCAATTGACTGCAGGATTTGGCAGAGTTATAGCGCCACCTGTTATACCTGAAGGGGTAAGGCCCGTCTCTGCTTCTGAAAATCCTCATTACTTTCTGCCGGATTTTCCTGAATATGTATCCCGGGCAATTACGACTGAAGAAGCCGAAGCTCTTGCGCAATCCTTCGGTTATGCCGCGATGCGATGCCGTGATGCAGGCGTTGATTGCATCGAGATTCATGGCCACGAGGGATATCTGATGGACCAGTTTATGACAGCGCTTTGGAATAGGCGCGAAGACCGTTATGGAGGCTCAAGAGAAAAACGGCTTCAGCTTGCGCGTGAGGCAATAGCGGCTATAAAGCGTGATGCCGGTGAAGACTTCCCCATTATATACCGTTTTGGAATAACTCATTATTTGGAAGGCGGAAGAGAGGAAGAAGAAGGTTTGTGGATAGCTCAGGAACTGGAAAAAATGGGGGTAAGTGCCCTTCATGTCGATGCAGGATGCTATGAAACTCCTTGGTGGCCTCATCCTCCTCAATATCAGCCCCCGGGCTGTATGCTTCACATTGCTGAAAAGGTAAAAAAGGTTGTAAAAATTCCTGTAATTGCTGTTGGACGTCTTCAATATCCCTCTGTTGCAGAAAAAGCATTGATAGAAGGGAAAGCCGACTTCATTGCAGTTGGACGAGGTCTCCTTGCCGATCCCCAGCTTGTAAACAAGATAAAAGAGGGAAGACAAAAAGAGATCCGTCCTTGTCTTGGATGTCATGAAGGATGTCTTTGGCAGATGATTGCTCAGCAGCCAACAAGCTGTTCCCTCAATCCAACAACAGGTCATGAGCTTGAATGGCCCCTTATTCCTCTCAAAGAAAAAAGAACATTACTGGTAGTTGGAGGAGGTCCGGCAGGAGTGGAAGCGGCGCGAGTGGGAGCTGAGAGAGGATTTGATGTTACCTTGTGGGAGGCGTCTGATAAGTTGGGTGGAAATCTTAATCTTGCGGCAAAGCATGATTTCAAACACGATATTTTAGATTATATCAACTATCTCAATTATCTTGTTGAAAAACTTCCTGTAAAAGTTGTTTACAATAAAAAGGCAACGGCTGAGGATGTAAAAAGATTTGGTGCTGATTATGTGATAATCGCAACAGGTGCTGAAATGGAAGAACCTCCTATCGAAGGGGAAAATGTAATATCTGTAATCGATGTCCTAAAAGGCGAAGAGGTGAAGGGAGAGAAGATTCTCATAATGGGAGGTGGAGTTATTGGATGTGAAACGGCCGTTGCCCTTGCCCGCAAAGGGAAGAATGTTACGATATGTGCAAGGATGGATTCTGATGATTTGGATATGGATATGGTTGACCATAACAACAGATATTTCCTTCTTCGAATGTTGGAAGACGCAAAAATAAATGTGATGCGCGCTGCAATTCCTGTGAGAATTGAAAATGGAGAGGTGGTCGTTGAGCAAAAAGGAGAAGAAAAAAGAGTTCCTGCAGACTGCCTTATCTTTGCAGGGAGATTATTTCCTAAAGACCAGCTCAGTAAAGAGCTTGCGAATGAAAAGAATGTCTTTAGCATTGGGGATTGTGTAAAGCCGCAGACAGTTATGGATGCAGTATGGGGTGCGTTCAAGAGAGTACGCGAAATCGAATTATAG